From the genome of Nitrosarchaeum sp., one region includes:
- a CDS encoding 50S ribosomal protein L15e codes for MPSIQDKTWIKLWKDNTPEIRDRVVEWRKDSAITRIDRPSRLQRARRLGYKAKQGIVVVRMRVGTGGMRKQRPVAGRRPKHLGVTRIKADDDMKTVAVRRVLERYPNMKLLGSYFVYKDGMHYWFEVILADPMHPRIAQDKELRQRIPQIIA; via the coding sequence ATGCCTAGTATACAAGACAAGACTTGGATCAAACTATGGAAGGATAATACTCCTGAAATTAGAGATAGAGTAGTAGAATGGCGTAAAGATAGTGCCATTACTCGCATAGATAGACCAAGTCGTTTGCAAAGAGCCCGTAGATTAGGTTACAAAGCAAAACAAGGTATTGTTGTTGTTAGAATGAGAGTCGGTACTGGTGGTATGCGAAAACAAAGACCAGTTGCCGGAAGAAGACCAAAACATCTTGGTGTTACTAGAATCAAAGCAGATGATGACATGAAGACAGTTGCAGTACGAAGAGTACTTGAAAGATATCCAAACATGAAACTTTTAGGTTCATACTTTGTTTACAAAGATGGTATGCATTACTGGTTTGAAGTTATCTTGGCAGATCCAATGCATCCAAGAATTGCACAAGACAAAGAACTACGACAAAGAATTCCTCAAATCATCGCATAA
- a CDS encoding HEAT repeat domain-containing protein — translation MQAVTQNRLDLFAEMEAKYEKKDTAYFVNLLSHPDFVIRTRATCILVDFGGEDKVPHVAKVLKNDTNELVRHEAAFSLGQMCLSSCIPPLADATLNDPSLFVRHEAAIALGVIGSKDAKAILEKALNDPETPVVESAVVALSNIEFMEKLSKNEKFAKLTGG, via the coding sequence ATGCAGGCAGTAACTCAAAACAGATTGGATCTATTTGCTGAGATGGAGGCAAAATATGAAAAAAAAGATACTGCCTACTTTGTGAATCTTTTGTCTCATCCAGATTTTGTAATAAGAACTAGGGCTACTTGCATTCTAGTTGATTTTGGTGGCGAAGATAAAGTTCCACACGTTGCCAAAGTCTTGAAAAATGATACTAACGAACTAGTACGACATGAAGCAGCATTTTCACTTGGGCAGATGTGTCTATCTAGTTGCATTCCTCCTTTGGCTGATGCCACACTTAATGACCCTAGTTTGTTTGTAAGACACGAAGCTGCAATAGCACTTGGTGTGATTGGCTCAAAAGATGCAAAAGCAATTTTAGAAAAAGCATTAAATGATCCAGAGACTCCGGTAGTAGAGTCTGCCGTGGTCGCATTATCTAATATTGAATTTATGGAAAAGTTAAGTAAGAATGAAAAGTTTGCAAAACTAACAGGTGGATAA
- a CDS encoding redoxin domain-containing protein — MSVVIGQKAPNFAVSDWVQGAPTNFDQEKDHIVLVEVFQVNCPGCFMHALPEAINIYNKYKDDGVRVIGIATAFEDYDKNTLDNLKKLVETGEVIGETKDALSMYGQLQAGNKLPYKIPFPLAMDKLTKIDGKVSDDKVMQFIYGQIPEFDSQPEEYRKQIIQRVKDYMKSKEYSAETFEKFSLQGTPSMIIVDRKGILRDVSFGQSGNVDAVIRKLLSE; from the coding sequence ATGAGTGTCGTAATAGGACAAAAAGCGCCAAATTTTGCAGTCTCTGATTGGGTTCAAGGAGCTCCGACAAACTTTGATCAGGAAAAAGATCACATCGTACTAGTCGAGGTATTTCAGGTAAATTGTCCTGGCTGCTTTATGCATGCATTGCCTGAGGCAATTAACATCTACAACAAATACAAAGATGATGGGGTACGAGTAATAGGAATCGCTACTGCCTTTGAAGATTATGATAAAAATACTCTAGATAATTTAAAAAAATTAGTTGAGACAGGCGAAGTAATTGGAGAGACAAAAGATGCACTGTCAATGTACGGTCAACTACAAGCAGGTAACAAACTGCCATACAAGATTCCATTTCCATTAGCAATGGACAAACTAACCAAGATAGATGGCAAAGTAAGTGATGATAAAGTAATGCAGTTTATCTACGGACAAATTCCAGAATTTGATTCACAACCAGAAGAATACAGAAAACAGATAATCCAAAGAGTCAAAGACTACATGAAATCAAAAGAGTATTCAGCAGAAACTTTTGAGAAATTTTCCTTACAAGGAACACCTTCAATGATCATAGTGGATAGAAAAGGAATCTTAAGAGATGTCTCCTTTGGACAATCAGGAAATGTAGATGCAGTTATTCGAAAATTGTTAAGCGAATAA
- a CDS encoding thr operon leader peptide, with product MNRYSKITLVAIIVIIIPFAYSILNIFAADQLQFKWSEGKFSFFELSNGGDVEFCNTMPYWSSFQKFEIITFYDMKQNGVFTVYPLTINPASTAVQKGVFTSEEFTAAQYLFMNLDFEFDGGDIRIDPNKLYVMVNISTPIIGIIPYTTTLQYSGFEFSNLMNNEKLSC from the coding sequence ATGAATAGATACTCAAAGATAACACTAGTGGCAATAATTGTCATAATAATCCCATTTGCATATTCAATATTGAATATCTTTGCAGCAGACCAGTTACAATTCAAATGGAGTGAAGGCAAGTTTAGTTTTTTTGAATTATCAAATGGTGGAGATGTGGAATTTTGCAATACGATGCCATATTGGTCGAGTTTTCAAAAATTTGAAATAATTACTTTTTATGATATGAAACAAAACGGAGTATTTACGGTATATCCACTGACAATAAATCCAGCATCGACTGCTGTTCAAAAAGGAGTATTTACCTCTGAAGAATTTACTGCAGCCCAATATTTGTTTATGAACTTAGATTTTGAATTTGATGGAGGAGATATCAGAATAGACCCAAACAAGTTGTATGTAATGGTAAACATCAGTACTCCAATTATCGGAATAATCCCATATACTACCACTTTACAATATTCAGGATTTGAATTTAGTAATTTAATGAATAATGAAAAATTAAGTTGCTAG
- a CDS encoding SMC family ATPase codes for MITAIELGDFLSHSQTRLEFGNGVTVFVGQNGAGKSSIIDAITFALFGQHTRKSNKGLIKRGSNQGFAKVEFNINGKQYQAVRKIDNKGGLAAKFSENANDKFLEIAAGERKQFGESMTHEVEKTIGLGFEKLKIASIVQQGELNAIIKAKPKEFKELLNAIIGIDKLDVASEAMKTITKNFREKIRDEKGYDDTHIGILLRELQKIMVELEESKPQKEQLVLKQIELQKEVSSLRAKLEIESPKIDKRNQLELRKKELQSYAKEAIQAIQREIAEKEHKIRDCEGCFEHISLKNDLESKMERIELAVEENQKKMQELTGKVASLKEKQALAEKIQLKDNKCPVCDSKVEKLNPLFQEEHLKQEIISIKEQIISAEKERLSYNQKRAEFSKRLQDVRNAEATLRAHAIKDQEDIRKIQGEIKLKKENVQKIPLSINGNLLEISQIDSNAKRIFDIITKLEQETKGFNEDEFLNLKKSINEKQTVLSQTDQHLGAIIEKISKYEEQIKTMQKIISDLKVVKKYIEKLDIIQMNIFSRDGPVAMSLRSWALNTISAKSSEYLTLLNTKIQRIALSEKTRDISITCYSKSEMLDLESLSGGEQVSVALALRLGMASLLGASNINLMILDEPTTHLDAEHKRALVGVLSQLSDIANIGKPMQFIIITHDSEIFEDSNVEKIYKFESTEHGSNVIAL; via the coding sequence ATGATAACGGCAATTGAATTAGGAGATTTTTTATCACATTCTCAAACAAGATTAGAATTTGGAAATGGAGTAACGGTATTTGTAGGACAAAACGGAGCAGGAAAATCAAGCATCATAGACGCAATTACGTTTGCATTGTTTGGACAACATACTAGAAAATCAAACAAGGGATTGATAAAAAGAGGGTCTAATCAGGGATTTGCTAAAGTAGAATTTAACATCAATGGCAAACAATACCAAGCAGTAAGAAAAATAGATAACAAAGGTGGACTTGCTGCAAAATTCAGTGAAAATGCTAATGATAAATTTTTAGAAATTGCAGCTGGTGAAAGAAAGCAATTTGGTGAATCGATGACACACGAAGTTGAAAAAACAATAGGATTAGGGTTTGAGAAGTTAAAGATTGCATCAATAGTACAACAAGGAGAATTAAATGCAATAATCAAAGCAAAACCAAAAGAGTTCAAAGAACTACTAAATGCAATAATTGGAATCGATAAACTGGATGTAGCATCAGAAGCAATGAAAACAATTACAAAAAATTTCCGAGAAAAGATAAGAGATGAGAAAGGATATGATGATACACATATTGGTATTTTATTACGAGAATTACAAAAAATCATGGTAGAACTAGAAGAATCTAAACCACAAAAAGAACAACTTGTTTTAAAACAAATTGAATTACAAAAAGAAGTATCATCACTTAGAGCAAAACTAGAGATAGAATCCCCAAAAATAGATAAGAGGAATCAACTAGAATTAAGGAAGAAAGAACTGCAATCATATGCAAAAGAGGCAATTCAAGCAATTCAGCGAGAAATTGCCGAAAAAGAGCACAAAATACGTGATTGCGAGGGATGTTTTGAGCATATTAGTCTGAAAAATGATTTAGAATCAAAAATGGAAAGAATAGAATTAGCAGTAGAAGAAAACCAGAAAAAAATGCAGGAATTAACAGGCAAAGTTGCATCACTTAAGGAAAAACAAGCATTAGCTGAAAAAATCCAATTAAAGGACAACAAATGTCCAGTATGTGACTCTAAAGTTGAAAAACTAAATCCATTATTTCAAGAAGAGCATCTAAAACAAGAGATCATATCTATTAAAGAACAAATTATTTCAGCAGAAAAAGAACGTCTATCATATAATCAAAAAAGGGCAGAGTTTTCTAAAAGACTTCAAGACGTAAGAAATGCCGAAGCAACATTAAGAGCACATGCCATTAAAGATCAAGAAGATATAAGAAAAATTCAAGGAGAAATAAAATTAAAAAAAGAAAACGTACAAAAAATTCCATTATCTATTAACGGTAATTTATTAGAAATATCTCAGATAGACTCTAATGCAAAAAGAATTTTTGATATCATTACAAAATTAGAGCAAGAGACTAAAGGATTTAATGAAGATGAATTTTTAAATCTAAAAAAATCAATTAATGAAAAACAGACTGTTCTTTCACAAACAGATCAACACCTAGGTGCAATAATAGAAAAAATATCAAAGTATGAAGAGCAAATAAAAACAATGCAAAAAATAATATCAGATCTTAAAGTTGTTAAGAAGTATATTGAAAAATTAGATATCATTCAAATGAATATTTTTAGCAGAGATGGTCCTGTTGCAATGAGTTTAAGATCATGGGCACTAAATACAATCTCGGCAAAATCTTCAGAGTATCTCACACTACTTAATACAAAAATTCAAAGAATTGCGCTATCAGAAAAAACAAGAGACATATCAATTACATGTTATTCCAAAAGTGAAATGTTAGATTTGGAATCCCTAAGCGGTGGAGAACAAGTCAGCGTTGCACTTGCTCTCAGGTTAGGCATGGCGAGTTTGCTTGGAGCATCTAATATCAATTTAATGATATTAGATGAGCCTACAACTCACCTTGATGCAGAACATAAAAGAGCACTTGTTGGAGTATTGTCTCAATTATCAGATATCGCAAACATTGGAAAACCAATGCAATTTATCATAATTACGCATGATTCAGAGATATTTGAGGATTCAAATGTGGAAAAAATATACAAATTTGAATCCACAGAACATGGAAGTAATGTAATTGCACTATAA
- a CDS encoding plastocyanin/azurin family copper-binding protein — protein MNFTVGIIAAVGVLVAISLVFISMDPGYIVEPEAKPVACTMQYDPVCGVDGVTYGNLCMLGAANVQLAYPGECAVEKPLQDGFTRMTSTQHPGIGHEAHQSVSVIPLSDKIYSGTLHYDASEPIQLIALHGPLKDGEAKGQPTWTLDGTTKYALTFVTPDSSIGEWKFAGNAVAIHTKNTTPFTVDYKVDSLMSDTVMSGTMDSVQDPGMGHESHQIAMIIAPSSDVYSGILSYSASEPIQLITLRGPIGPDENPEKIWTVDGTTIFEMTFVDPQNAMGSWEFSGNALAVHTKNTTQFTVSYSVSATKSPGMVSPVMTMPALPTTHTVSIPQDVSSPGCETTNSCYLPYSLEINVGDTVSWSNDDTAAHTVTSGTPDGMDGLFDSGLFMSGTTFPFTFDKAGTYPYFCLVHPWMIGQIGVNEFEEVYVNPVEEPTPVEEPVEEPVVEPVPEPVEEPVEEPIAEPTPEPTEKRSEPVEVTMALGSSAPGCETTNECYLPYIVEIYSGEPVVWVNADSAAHTVTSGVNAVHDGLFDSGMIIPKETWDYVFTDSGEYDYYCMLHPWMTGKVIVQ, from the coding sequence ATGAATTTTACAGTTGGAATAATTGCAGCAGTTGGCGTTTTAGTAGCAATCAGTTTGGTTTTCATTTCAATGGATCCTGGATATATTGTAGAACCTGAGGCAAAACCTGTTGCATGTACTATGCAGTATGATCCAGTTTGCGGTGTTGACGGTGTAACTTATGGTAATTTATGTATGTTAGGTGCAGCAAATGTACAACTTGCGTATCCTGGTGAATGCGCAGTTGAAAAACCATTACAAGATGGATTTACTAGAATGACATCCACACAACATCCAGGTATTGGACACGAAGCACATCAATCAGTATCTGTTATTCCGTTATCTGATAAAATTTACTCTGGTACATTACACTATGATGCATCTGAACCAATTCAACTAATTGCATTACATGGTCCGCTAAAAGATGGCGAAGCTAAAGGGCAACCAACCTGGACTCTGGATGGTACGACAAAGTATGCACTTACATTTGTAACTCCGGATAGTTCTATTGGAGAATGGAAGTTTGCAGGTAATGCAGTTGCAATTCACACAAAAAATACAACACCCTTTACTGTTGATTACAAGGTTGATAGTTTGATGTCTGATACTGTAATGTCTGGAACTATGGATTCAGTACAAGACCCTGGAATGGGACATGAGTCACATCAAATTGCAATGATTATTGCTCCATCAAGTGATGTTTATTCTGGAATTTTATCATACTCTGCATCTGAGCCAATTCAACTAATTACATTAAGAGGTCCAATTGGTCCTGATGAAAATCCAGAAAAAATTTGGACTGTGGATGGTACGACTATTTTTGAGATGACATTTGTTGATCCTCAAAATGCAATGGGCTCTTGGGAGTTTTCAGGAAATGCACTTGCAGTTCACACTAAAAACACTACTCAGTTTACAGTAAGTTACTCTGTCAGTGCTACGAAATCACCTGGAATGGTATCTCCTGTTATGACAATGCCTGCTCTTCCAACAACTCATACAGTTTCAATTCCGCAAGATGTGTCGTCTCCTGGATGTGAGACTACTAACTCTTGCTATCTGCCATATTCTTTAGAGATTAATGTTGGTGATACTGTTTCATGGAGTAATGATGATACTGCAGCACATACTGTGACTTCGGGAACTCCAGATGGAATGGATGGTCTATTTGATTCTGGATTGTTTATGTCTGGAACTACTTTTCCATTTACTTTTGATAAAGCAGGAACATATCCTTACTTTTGTTTGGTTCATCCTTGGATGATTGGACAAATTGGTGTAAATGAATTTGAAGAGGTGTATGTAAATCCAGTTGAAGAACCCACACCAGTTGAAGAACCAGTTGAAGAGCCAGTTGTAGAACCAGTTCCAGAACCAGTTGAAGAACCTGTTGAAGAACCAATTGCAGAACCAACTCCTGAACCAACAGAGAAACGTTCAGAACCTGTTGAAGTTACAATGGCATTGGGGTCTAGTGCACCTGGATGTGAAACTACAAACGAATGCTATCTTCCTTATATAGTTGAAATTTACTCTGGAGAGCCAGTAGTTTGGGTTAATGCTGACTCTGCAGCTCATACAGTAACTAGTGGAGTAAATGCAGTACATGATGGATTATTTGATTCAGGAATGATAATACCAAAAGAAACATGGGATTATGTATTTACTGATTCTGGTGAGTATGATTATTACTGCATGTTACATCCTTGGATGACAGGCAAAGTTATTGTTCAGTAG
- a CDS encoding CFI-box-CTERM domain-containing protein — protein sequence MKSILFVLLLLLVITPAFAQLSDRTGLVNRLEVKTGGHSFEVQTVSNFDISNYEFDDDQKRLTLYITSGLENNLGEVYIPQTLLSGNFTFYINGEEYHPNVKINDQISFITLNFTGSGDSKIEIIGTDYLRGLNQTTIDETSEEIDNGGGCLIATAAYGSELAPQIQQLREIRDNKLLKTESGKLFMNSFNDVYYSFSPVIADYERENPIFKELVKITITPMISSLSILSLSDDSEITVVGLGLSVILLNIGMYFVAPTVVIVKLNSKLINKDCHN from the coding sequence TTGAAATCAATCTTATTCGTTTTACTTTTACTACTAGTAATTACACCTGCATTTGCTCAACTATCTGATAGGACTGGTTTGGTAAACAGATTGGAAGTTAAAACTGGCGGACATTCTTTTGAAGTTCAAACGGTTTCAAACTTTGATATTTCAAATTATGAATTTGATGATGATCAAAAACGTCTTACTCTATACATCACTAGTGGTCTTGAAAATAATTTAGGTGAGGTGTACATTCCACAAACTCTTTTGAGTGGAAATTTTACTTTTTACATAAATGGTGAGGAATATCATCCGAATGTAAAGATCAATGATCAAATTTCATTTATTACATTAAATTTTACAGGTTCTGGTGATAGTAAAATTGAGATTATAGGCACTGATTATCTTCGTGGGCTAAATCAGACTACAATTGATGAAACATCTGAAGAAATTGATAATGGTGGTGGTTGTCTTATTGCAACTGCAGCATATGGTAGTGAACTAGCTCCGCAAATACAACAACTACGTGAAATTAGAGATAATAAATTACTCAAAACAGAGTCGGGAAAATTATTTATGAATTCCTTTAATGATGTGTATTATTCATTTAGTCCTGTAATTGCTGATTACGAGCGCGAAAATCCCATTTTCAAAGAACTAGTAAAGATTACAATTACTCCGATGATCTCATCTCTATCTATATTGTCTTTATCTGATGATTCTGAAATTACGGTGGTTGGATTGGGACTTTCTGTGATATTGTTAAACATTGGAATGTATTTTGTAGCACCTACAGTAGTAATTGTGAAATTAAATTCTAAGCTCATCAATAAAGATTGTCATAATTAG
- a CDS encoding exonuclease SbcCD subunit D — protein sequence MLFSHISDTHLGLVQYGSEEREHDVYHVFNQAIDISIKDHVDFVIFAGDIFHIPNPNGTAIIQMANALKRLKNNSIDSFFILGEHDISRIRATPIPYVYHNLEFSRYIGQGNPINHKGVLIAGFDKIRKTEIPQFEEKFRAVDEIASKHTGHKILVLHQGITEFNKFAGELQSTDLPKNFTYYAMGHLHDHDIKQFSHLNGPVAYPGSIELTTSEGIKETKKGFFEVDISEKEVKNNWIELDTRQQFSFKTNYDELTKVVDEISSKISNIEQKPIVEIKIQGENIETDQIQAQISRLYQQTLRCFWRITSKEISESSIFLERPNTIDYEMLRLAVDASGSEQIANFAIKELLPLLSSTQIKEATQIIIENFEKYKKEKVNDNGN from the coding sequence ATATTTCAATTAAAGATCATGTAGATTTTGTAATATTTGCAGGAGATATTTTTCACATACCAAATCCAAATGGTACTGCAATTATTCAAATGGCAAATGCGTTAAAGAGATTAAAAAATAACAGCATTGATTCATTTTTTATTTTAGGAGAGCATGACATAAGTAGAATTCGTGCAACTCCAATCCCATATGTGTATCACAACTTAGAGTTTTCAAGATACATTGGGCAGGGAAATCCAATTAATCATAAAGGTGTGTTAATAGCTGGATTTGATAAAATAAGGAAAACAGAAATTCCACAATTTGAAGAAAAATTTAGAGCAGTGGATGAAATTGCAAGCAAACATACAGGACATAAAATTCTAGTATTACATCAAGGAATTACAGAGTTTAACAAGTTTGCAGGAGAATTACAGTCAACAGATTTACCAAAAAATTTTACATATTATGCAATGGGTCATTTGCATGATCATGATATCAAACAATTTAGTCATCTAAACGGACCAGTGGCTTATCCAGGATCAATAGAATTAACAACAAGTGAAGGAATCAAGGAGACGAAGAAGGGATTCTTTGAAGTAGATATTTCTGAAAAAGAAGTAAAAAACAATTGGATTGAGTTAGATACGAGACAGCAATTTTCATTTAAAACAAACTATGATGAATTAACAAAAGTAGTAGATGAAATCTCTTCAAAAATAAGCAACATAGAGCAAAAACCAATAGTAGAAATAAAAATTCAAGGTGAAAACATAGAAACTGACCAAATACAGGCACAAATTTCAAGGTTATATCAACAAACATTGAGATGTTTTTGGCGAATTACATCAAAAGAGATATCAGAGTCGTCAATATTCCTAGAAAGACCAAATACAATTGACTATGAAATGCTCAGATTAGCAGTTGATGCAAGTGGTTCAGAACAAATTGCAAACTTCGCTATAAAGGAATTACTTCCATTATTGTCATCTACTCAGATTAAAGAAGCTACTCAGATCATTATTGAAAACTTTGAAAAATACAAAAAGGAGAAAGTAAATGATAACGGCAATTGA